Proteins from a genomic interval of Zingiber officinale cultivar Zhangliang chromosome 1B, Zo_v1.1, whole genome shotgun sequence:
- the LOC122048679 gene encoding probable xyloglucan glycosyltransferase 6: protein MPPRPPNYEFQEWWNKERLKAQGLLSPSTPQPSTAGDDASDSVAVEVGTPTTPAAAGKSRGRSPRQLSWLLLLRLHSSASLLASLPSRLVVLLRTAGRRIYTSNSRTAPASRLYRLIRAFLVVAILLLVLELAAYFKGWHFSPPSYASAEALEFIYANWLMIRVTYLAPPVQTLANICTVLFLIQSVDRVVLTLGCFYIKLRGLKPVAQVDYGNQRELDGGNAIDVDEYPKVLLQIPMCNEREVYQQSIAAVCAQDWPRERMLVQILDDSDDVEVQHLINSEVQKWQQKGVYIIYRHRLIRTGYKAGNLKSAMSCDYVKDYEFVAIFDADFQPAPDFLKKTIPHFKGNADVALVQARWAFVNKDENLLTRLQNVNLSFHFEVEQQVNGIFLNFFGFNGTAGVWRIKALEESGGWLERTTVEDMDIAVRAHLCGWKFIFLNDVKCLCELPESYEAYKKQQHRWHSGPMQLFRLCFSDIVLAKVSFFKKANLIFLFFLLRKLILPFYSFTLFCIILPLTMFLPEAHLSAWVVCYVPGIMSVISILPAPRSFPFIVPYLLFENTMSVTKFNAMISGLFKFGSSYEWIVTKKLGRSSEANLVAYAKNDPEQSVESNIHRASSESGLAELNKLDLTNKAQKAKMNRIYRKELALAIILLTASVRSLLSAQGIHFYFLLFQGISFLAVGLDLIGEQVS, encoded by the exons ATGCCTCCTCGGCCTCCCAACTACGAATTCCAAGAATGGTGGAACAAGGAGCGGCTCAAGGCTCAGGGCCTTCTCTCCCCCTCCACCCCTCAGCCTTCGACGGCGGGGGACGACGCCTCAGACTCCGTCGCCGTCGAGGTAGGTACGCCTACCACTCCCGCCGCCGCCGGCAAGTCCCGAGGTCGTAGCCCGCGTCAGTTGTCAtggctcctcctcctccgcctccaCAGCTCTGCCTCCCTCCTCGCCTCCCTTCCCTCCCGTCTCGTAGTCCTCCTCCGCACCGCCGGCCGCCGGATCTACACATCCAACTCCAGAACCGCCCCCGCTTCCCGACTCTACCGCCTCATCCGTGCCTTCCTCGTCGTTGCAATCCTCCTTCTCGTCCTCGAGCTCGCTGCTTATTTCAAGGGCTGGCACTTCAGCCCCCCGTCCTATGCCTCAGCCGAGGCTCTTGAGTTCATTTATGCTAACTGGCTCATGATCAGGGTCACGTATCTCGCTCCTCCAGTCCAAACGTTGGCTAACATATGCACTGTGCTATTTCTTATTCAATCGGTGGATCGGGTAGTATTGACGCTCGGGTGCTTCTACATTAAACTCCGAGGTTTGAAGCCCGTCGCACAGGTCGATTATGGAAATCAGCGAGAATTGGATGGGGGCAATGCGATAGATGTTGATGAGTATCCAAAGGTTTTGCTTCAGATCCCAATGTGCAATGAACGGGAG GTTTACCAACAATCAATTGCAGCAGTCTGTGCCCAGGACTGGCCTAGGGAGAGAATGCTTGTTCAAATATTAGATGACTCTGACGATGTGGAAGTGCAGCACCTTATAAACAGTGAAGTGCAAAAATGGCAACAGAAAGGAGTGTATATCATTTATCGGCATCGGCTTATTCGCACAGGCTATAAAGCTGGGAACTTAAAATCAGCTATGAGTTGTGATTATGTGAAGGATTATGAATTTGTCGCAATATTTGATGCAGATTTTCAGCCGGCACCGGATTTCTTAAAAAAGACAATTCCCCATTTTAAG GGGAATGCTGATGTGGCACTCGTGCAAGCTAGATGGGCCTTTGTTAACAAGGATGAAAATCTGCTCACAAGACTACAGAACGTAAATCTATCTTTCCATTTTGAGGTTGAACAACAAGTCAATGGTATATTTCTCAATTTCTTTGGCTTCAATGGAACTGCTGGAGTATGGAGAATAAAAGCTCTGGAAGAATCTGGTGGTTGGCTGGAGAGAACCACTGTCGAAGACATGGATATTGCTGTCCGTGCTCACCTTTgtggttggaaatttatttttctcaatgaTGTCAAG TGTCTCTGTGAACTGCCAGAATCCTACGAGGCTTATAAGAAACAGCAACACAGGTGGCATTCAGGTCCAATGCAGCTCTTTCGCTTGTGCTTTTCTGACATAGTTCTTGCGAAG GTTAGTTTCTTTAAGAAGGCTaatttgattttccttttcttcttgttgagGAAGCTGATCCTGCCATTTTACTCATTTACACTGTTCTGTATCATACTTCCATTGACCATGTTCCTTCCAGAAGCTCATTTGTCTGCTTGGGTTGTCTGTTATGTCCCTGGTATAATGTCTGTTATCAGCATACTTCCAGCGCCACGATCATTCCCATTTATAGTACCataccttctttttgaaaatacAATGTCCGTCACCAAATTTAATGCCATGATATCTGGACTTTTCAAATTTGGAAGTTCATATGAGTGGATCGTAACTAAGAAATTGGGGAGGTCATCCGAGGCCAATTTGGTTGCGTATGCTAAGAACGATCCTGAGCAAAGTGTTGAAAGTAATATTCACAGAGCATCCTCGGAGTCTGGTCTCGCTGAGTTAAATAAATTGGACTTGACCAATAAGGCACAAAAAGCCAAGATGAATCGTATATATCGGAAGGAGCTTGCTCTTGCTATTATTTTGTTGACTGCCTCTGTGAGAAGCCTATTGTCTGCACAGGGGATTCATTTCTATTTCTTATTGTTCCAAGGAATCAGTTTCCTTGCCGTTGGGCTAGATCTCATCGGGGAGCAGGTAAGCTAA
- the LOC122048689 gene encoding induced stolen tip protein TUB8-like — MASVEVESAPAVEAPTEAPPATVEVESEPASAPEEVAAEVEAAAPAAEEEDKEEAPAAAVTEDALPAADVAAAAEAEPEEEKVEEEPAAEPAAEPAAAEPDEEAKPQAEPEAPAPEAEEATEAPAEEAAPPATV, encoded by the exons ATGGCTTCTGTCGAG GTTGAATCAGCTCCGGCAGTGGAGGCTCCGACCGAGGCCCCGCCCGCCACCGTGGAGGTGGAATCAGAGCCAGCGTCGGCGCCAGAGGAGGTAGCTGCCGAGGTCGAAGCTGCCGCGCCGGCGGCGGAGGAGGAAGACAAAGAGGAAGCTCCAGCTGCCGCGGTTACAGAGGATGCACTGCCGGCAGCCGACGTAGCAGCAGCAGCTGAGGCTGAGCCCGAGGAGGAGAAGGTGGAAGAGGAGCCAGCTGCGGAGCCCGCGGCCGAACCGGCAGCGGCTGAGCCGGATGAAGAGGCGAAGCCGCAGGCCGAGCCAGAGGCCCCTGCTCCGGAAGCTGAAGAGGCAACCGAAGCTCCGGCAGAGGAGGCGGCTCCTCCGGCCACAGTGTGA